The Vigna angularis cultivar LongXiaoDou No.4 chromosome 9, ASM1680809v1, whole genome shotgun sequence DNA window GATTGATGAAGAAGGTTCTGAACGAGCAACACCACCTTCAGCAACACGTGagcgaagaagaagaagaagataacgATTCTGAGCCCATCACTCGTTCCTCCATCAACCCCTTTGACCTCCTTAACGACCAAGATTCTGAACCCGAAAACCAGGTTTTTAAAAAACCCCACCTTGTTCATTTCGATTCAAACTTCGATTTTGTGAAGCATTACCCTGTTTACCCTTTTGAGGTTTTCATGTTGTTCCTATCTTTTTGTTGCTATCATGCACCATGAAATTGGATTAGCTAGATTTTGTAAATCTGCCTTTGTATTTGCGAATAGGTCAGAAACAAACAACTATGGAATCTGAATTTAGGTTGAGGATATAATTTATcgttattgtttttttgttaattaaatgtCTCAACATTTAGTATAATAGAATGGTGTAGGCCGTAAGTTGATTAAATGTCTCACTAGTTGGACGTGAGTGGCTTCTACAAAAGTTAACTGCGTAAGTTGATTTTAGCACATTGGAGAAGTCCAATTCATTTTAGGCTTTcctattttcttctcttataaGTGATTATAGAGAAACTTAGAATCGCATGAAGTATTGCTTTCTTACAAGAAAAATTTAGTATTGATTTTTACAAGAAGAATTTCTTGGATGTTGAACCTCAAATTTATTCTTAGATTCTTGTTTGGCCAAACAATGGTAAAGATTAAGGAGTATGCTTCTTGGTTGTTACTTGATGTTGCTGTTTTGGCTGCAGGAAAATGAGTTGGCATCCTCCCATGAAACATTGGTGAGTTATGATGATAAAGAGGAGTCATCTTCATTGAAACCTACTGCTGAGGTTTCCACATCAAAtccaaaattgaagaaaaagaaaaagaagaaaaccaaGGATAATGCTGTTGCTGCAAATAAAACGGCAGATGATAAAGAATTAGATTTGATTCTAGAAGATTTATCTCTGAATGTCAACTCGTCGGCTGAGCAACCTGTTTCTGCCAAAGACAAAATTAAGTCTGTTAAACAGCAAGCAACCTCCGTATTGAAAGTGGATCCTAAATATTTGAATGCTGAAAATGAGCTGAGAAGAATATTCGGATCCAAGGTTATGAAATCATTTGAGAGCAGTAATCAAGCGAGCAGTTCTAGGCAGATGCGAGGGGTGAGGGGGCGTGTACATTATAATCTTAGAAAGAGTGTTCTTGTCACTCCATCAGACAATTGGCTCCGCTGTGATGACTCTTTGTCCATGGAGTTTCTGGAGATGAAAAATGGACTTAACTACTTCAGGTAATGAACTAAGGGTCAttctattgataaaattttCTGCTCCGATTGTATATAATAAACATACAACGAACTCTGAAATCTGGACTAATACAAGTTTCCATTTAAGAATAACCTTGACTGGAACAAAAGTGCCTAATGAGTGAGTTAggaaaatagtaaaagaaagaGGAGGGGAATTTATCGATAACATAGGAAATTACGTACTTTTGCCTGGTTATTGATTACTTTCATTACCTACagtctctctcttcctcttcatATTGTTgatggtttttctttttaaaaggaGGGCGTGCATGATTGAGTCATCTACTGTGGgcttttgttatttattttcattgttaatGACCTCTGGGTTTGTGGAAATTCTTAACCTTAATCTGTCTGGTTTATGACTTAGTGGATTACTTGTGAAGTTAAGAATTTAATATGCCTTTTGTACATGgcatttaatttcatattttttacaatGTAGATATGTACACTCGCCATCTTACTCCCAATCTCAGAGAGCATTTGAAGCTGCCAAAGCAATTAATGACATAAATGGCATAGCAAGCATATTACAGCACCGTCCTTATCATATCGATTCCCTTCTAACAATGGCAGAATATTTTGCAGTGCTGGGTGAACAGCCGATGTCTGCAGATGCTATTGCCAGGTGTCTATATGCCCTTGAATGTGCATGGCATCCCATGTTCAATCCACTGCAGGGAAGTTGCCAGTTGAAGTTCAAGCATGATACAAACAAACCTATATTTGCAGCTCTTTTCACTCACATGAAAAATTTGAACAGGCGTGGCTGTCATAGATCTGCCTTAGAGGTCTGCAAATTGTTGCTTTCCCTGGATTCTGATGATCCCATGGGGGCTATTTTCTCCATTGACTACTTTGCTTTAAGGGCTGAGGAGTATGCATGGCTGGAGAAGTTTTCTGAAGAATATAAAAGTGATAACTCCATTTGGTTGTTTCCAAACTTCTCTTATTCCCTTGCCATTTGTCGGTTTTACCTTGAGCGTGAGGCCTGCAAAGATGATGGTATGAATACTGAAAAGTCTTCTTCATCTGATCTTATGAAACAAGCATTGATGCTTCATCCTTCAGTCATAAAGAAGCTAGTCGCCAAAGTACCATTGAAAGATCGCACATGGACAGATATTCTCAACCATGCCTTTTTCCGGTCAGATCAAACTGGAATTCCATCTCTAGATCACttgattaatatatatgttgagAGAAATTATCTTATATGGAGGCTTCCTGATCTGCAAAAACTTCTTAGTGGTGCCGCAAAAACAGTGATTGAAACACTAGAAAGTAATAAAAGTGAAGTTAAGGATTGGGCTTGTGTCAGAAAAGAAGCATTTTCGTCTGAGAAAAATGAGTAAGAGATTATGTTTACTTTTCTGTTGTTTTAGCTTGATTTTGCATGCTCATTTTGTTGTCATGTCTGTTGAAGTAAATTTTTATCTTGACCTGAAAAAGCATCAAATATTTGAGGGCCCATTTAGTATTGTTTCTAATtgtaagtttaaaattttttcaaaaactaaaactGCTTATTCCCCCAAAATAAACTCCACCTCGAAAGTTTCTCATCATGTTAAAATTATTGTAAGGTTGTGTATGATGCCTTCAAGACTTGGTAAACTTTTTTCAACTTGGAATGAGCATTTGGTAGTTGAGCTATTCAAATTATGATTGAGAACTCTGCAAAGAGCTAATAACATGTAACTGAAaattgttgtatgatgaagtATTCAAGTTGcacagaataaaaaaattaagtttactCATGTCATGTAGGTAAGAAAGAGGGATAATGAAGGAAAAAGAAGTAGCAATATGAATCTTATTCATTTTGAAGCTTTGGAAGCAGTTCA harbors:
- the LOC108347626 gene encoding uncharacterized protein LOC108347626, with the protein product MSARLMKKVLNEQHHLQQHVSEEEEEDNDSEPITRSSINPFDLLNDQDSEPENQENELASSHETLVSYDDKEESSSLKPTAEVSTSNPKLKKKKKKKTKDNAVAANKTADDKELDLILEDLSLNVNSSAEQPVSAKDKIKSVKQQATSVLKVDPKYLNAENELRRIFGSKVMKSFESSNQASSSRQMRGVRGRVHYNLRKSVLVTPSDNWLRCDDSLSMEFLEMKNGLNYFRYVHSPSYSQSQRAFEAAKAINDINGIASILQHRPYHIDSLLTMAEYFAVLGEQPMSADAIARCLYALECAWHPMFNPLQGSCQLKFKHDTNKPIFAALFTHMKNLNRRGCHRSALEVCKLLLSLDSDDPMGAIFSIDYFALRAEEYAWLEKFSEEYKSDNSIWLFPNFSYSLAICRFYLEREACKDDGMNTEKSSSSDLMKQALMLHPSVIKKLVAKVPLKDRTWTDILNHAFFRSDQTGIPSLDHLINIYVERNYLIWRLPDLQKLLSGAAKTVIETLESNKSEVKDWACVRKEAFSSEKNEYGHLLVSDFSDSLSSIPRENLQQFMGVPRMMEDGMQDENQFANLPGNGHVPRGVANRNALAVLFESMLPWVTYEDREDGEPDDIQHDEHRQDNQ